The following proteins are co-located in the Sphingomonas panacis genome:
- the recJ gene encoding single-stranded-DNA-specific exonuclease RecJ, with protein sequence MTPTVLNITRSILGQPWRWRMLAADARDPGFAPDDLVTHLLLARGCPRDALDAHRAPSIRAFMPDPSIFQDMDRAAARLADAVQAGEQVTIFGDYDVDGATSAALMILLLRDLGLEARAYIPDRLMEGYGPSGEALVRLAQEGASLIVTVDCGAQAFEALEMARVAGVDVIVVDHHKCATALPHAHALVNPNRLDEDEGAAHGHLAAVGVAFLLGAALVRTLRARGHFADRAEPRLLDLLDLVALGTVADVAQLKGLNRAFVAQGLKVMGQRRNIGLGALADAARMKRAAVCSDLGFALGPRINAGGRVGKSDLGVRLLTTRDPAEAQAIAAELDRLNEDRRAIEAQVQEAAEEIAVHKGNRAVMVVAGRGWHPGVIGIVAGRLKEKYGRPAIVIALDDAGVGKGSGRSITGVDLGAGVLAAKDSGLLVAGGGHAMAAGLTIAEDRLEAFGDFLEERLEAAVTRSIGDRALLVDALLAPGGVNPALVESMEAGGPYGMGWPAPRIAAGPVRIIKADVVGNGHVRAIASGDDGRPLKTVAFRAADTLLGQALLGAPPHRKLWLAGRAKIDDWGAKPAAELHLDDAAWAD encoded by the coding sequence ATGACCCCGACCGTCCTCAACATCACCCGATCGATCCTCGGCCAGCCGTGGCGCTGGCGGATGCTGGCGGCGGACGCGCGCGATCCCGGTTTCGCGCCCGACGATCTCGTCACGCACCTGCTGCTCGCGCGCGGCTGCCCGCGCGACGCGCTCGACGCGCACCGGGCACCGAGCATCCGCGCGTTCATGCCCGATCCGTCGATCTTTCAGGACATGGACCGCGCCGCCGCGCGACTCGCCGATGCGGTACAGGCTGGCGAGCAGGTCACGATCTTCGGCGACTATGACGTCGATGGCGCGACCTCGGCCGCGCTGATGATCCTGCTGCTGCGCGATCTCGGACTGGAGGCGCGTGCCTATATCCCCGACCGGCTGATGGAGGGCTATGGCCCCTCGGGCGAGGCCTTGGTGCGGTTGGCGCAGGAAGGCGCGAGCCTGATCGTGACGGTGGATTGCGGCGCGCAGGCGTTCGAGGCGCTGGAGATGGCGCGTGTGGCCGGAGTCGACGTGATCGTGGTCGATCATCACAAATGCGCGACCGCGCTGCCGCACGCGCACGCCTTGGTGAACCCGAACCGGCTCGACGAGGACGAAGGCGCCGCGCACGGGCACCTCGCGGCGGTGGGGGTGGCGTTCCTGCTTGGCGCGGCGCTGGTACGGACGCTGCGCGCGCGCGGCCATTTTGCGGACCGGGCTGAGCCGCGGCTGCTCGACCTGCTCGATCTGGTCGCGCTCGGCACGGTCGCGGACGTGGCGCAGTTGAAGGGGCTTAACCGCGCGTTCGTGGCGCAGGGTCTCAAGGTGATGGGGCAGCGCCGCAACATCGGCCTCGGCGCGCTGGCGGACGCGGCGCGGATGAAGCGCGCGGCGGTGTGTTCCGATCTCGGCTTCGCGCTGGGGCCGAGAATCAACGCCGGCGGGCGAGTCGGCAAGTCCGATCTCGGCGTGCGGCTGCTGACCACGCGCGATCCCGCCGAAGCGCAGGCGATCGCGGCCGAGCTCGACCGGCTGAACGAGGACCGCCGCGCGATCGAGGCGCAGGTACAGGAAGCGGCCGAGGAGATCGCGGTCCACAAGGGCAACCGCGCGGTGATGGTCGTCGCCGGGCGCGGCTGGCACCCCGGCGTGATCGGCATCGTCGCGGGGCGGCTCAAGGAGAAATACGGCCGGCCCGCGATCGTCATCGCGTTGGATGACGCAGGCGTCGGCAAGGGGTCGGGCCGGTCGATCACCGGAGTCGATCTCGGTGCTGGCGTGCTGGCGGCGAAGGACAGCGGGCTGCTGGTCGCGGGCGGCGGGCATGCGATGGCAGCGGGTCTGACGATCGCGGAAGATCGGCTTGAGGCGTTCGGGGATTTCCTGGAGGAGCGACTGGAAGCAGCGGTGACGCGCTCGATCGGCGACCGCGCGCTGCTGGTCGATGCACTGCTCGCGCCGGGCGGGGTCAACCCCGCGCTGGTCGAGTCGATGGAAGCCGGTGGCCCCTACGGCATGGGCTGGCCCGCGCCGCGAATCGCCGCCGGGCCGGTGCGGATCATCAAGGCCGATGTGGTCGGCAACGGCCACGTCCGCGCGATCGCCAGTGGCGACGACGGCCGCCCCTTGAAAACCGTCGCCTTCCGCGCCGCCGACACATTATTGGGGCAAGCGCTGCTGGGGGCGCCCCCGCACCGCAAGCTATGGCTCGCCGGACGCGCCAAGATCGACGACTGGGGCGCGAAGCCTGCAGCGGAGTTGCACCTCGACGATGCGGCCTGGGCCGATTAG